In a genomic window of Poecilia reticulata strain Guanapo linkage group LG22, Guppy_female_1.0+MT, whole genome shotgun sequence:
- the prkd1 gene encoding serine/threonine-protein kinase D1 isoform X1, which translates to MSAPPLIRAPSPLPFLGGTSSPNTEGGGGEGGGGVISFQIQIGMSREPVLLDAAELNLSQVREVACSIINQKLPECGFYGMYEKILLFRHDQTSDNMLQLLRSASQIQEGDLVEAILSASATMEDFQIRPHSLFVHSYRAPTFCDHCGEMLWGLVRQGLKCEGCGLNYHKRCAFKIPNNCSGVRRRRNSTVSLTGGIVNVGRPLSAEPSPPHYTDDALLSPVSPNVEKNQLDYYPGRERRASTQSYIGRPIELDKILLSKVKVPHTFLIHSYTRPTVCQHCKKLLKGLFRQGLQCKDCKFNCHKRCALKVPNNCLGEVSRNEDLLSPGAESDAVMVEGCLDDPSGDRRGSLLDDMDEALTSDGGLMLDTGSADLSDLRDPDLDDSNRAISPSTSNNIPLMRIVQSVKHTKRKNSNVMKEGWMVHYTSKDTLRKRHYWRLDSKCITLYQNDTGSKYYREIPLSEILSLEPAQNFSLLPEAANPHCFEITTAMLVYYVGENLLRGESSMTGSSILVSGVGQDVARMWEMAIQHALMPAVSTGICHNSHRSGHKEISISISVSNCQIQENVDINSVYQIFPDEVLGSGQFGIVYGGKHRKSGRDVAIKIIDKLRFPTKQESQLRNEVAILQSLHHPGVVNLECMFETPERVFVVMEKLHGDMLEMILSSEKGRLPERITKFLVTQILVALRHLHFKNIVHCDLKPENVLLASADSFPQVKLCDFGFARIIGEKSFRRSVVGTPAYLAPEVLRNKGYNRSLDMWSVGVIIYVSLSGTFPFNEDEDINDQIQNAAFMYPPHPWKKVSQEAIDLINNLLQVKMRKRYSVDKTLSHPWLQDYQMWLDLRNLEGRMNERYITHESDDLRWLHHAQLSGLDYPSNFMNGPLNDVDPGMERYHEQEEELETLSERVSEL; encoded by the exons CTGCCAGAGTGTGGATTCTATGGGATGTATGAAAAGATTCTCTTGTTTCGTCATGACCAGACATCAGACAacatgctgcagctgctgcgctCTGCCTCGCAGATCCAGGAGGGTGACCTGGTGGAGGCCATTCTGTCAG CTTCAGCCACTATGGAGGACTTCCAAATCCGTCCACACAGTCTGTTTGTTCATTCGTACAGAGCTCCAACTTTCTGCGACCACTGCGGTGAGATGCTGTGGGGTCTGGTACGGCAGGGGCTCAAATGTGAAG gatgTGGTCTCAATTATCACAAACGCTGTGCATTTAAAATTCCCAACAACTGCAGTGGGGTGAGAAGGCGTCGCAATTCAACGGTTTCACTAACAGGAGGAATTGTTAATGTGGGTCGCCCCCTCTCTGCTGAGCCATCACCTCCCCACTACACAGATGATGCTTTGCTG TCTCCTGTAAGTCCCAATGTTGAG AAGAACCAGTTAGATTATTACCCTGGCAGGGAGCGCCGAGCTAGCACCCAGTCATACATCGGACGCCCCATTGAGCTGGACAAAATCCTACTGTCAAAGGTCAAGGTTCCCCACACATTCCTAATCCACTCATACACCCGGCCAACTGTGTGCCAACACTGCAAGAAGCTGCTGAAAGGCCTCTTCAGACAGGGTCTCCAGTGCAAAG ATTGTAAATTTAACTGCCATAAACGATGTGCTCTGAAAGTGCCAAACAACTGCCTTGGAGAAGTTTCCAGAAATGAAG ATCTTCTGAGCCCAGGAGCAGAGTCGGATGCTGTGATGGTGGAGGGTTGCCTTGACGACCCCAGTGGTGACCGACGTGGTAGCCTCCTTGATGACATGGATGAAGCACTAACTTCAGATGGGGGCTTAATGCTGGACACCGGATCTGCTGACCTTAGTGACCTGCGTGACCCTGACCTGGATGACTCCAACCGTGCCATCAG CCCGTCCACCAGTAACAACATCCCACTGATGCGAATTGTTCAGTCTGTCAAACACACCAAGAGGAAGAACAGCAATGTGATGAAGGAAGGCTGGATGGTTCACTACACCAGCAAGGATACTCTT aGAAAACGCCATTACTGGCGACTGGACAGTAAATGCATCACCTTGTATCAAAATGATACAGGAAGTAAATACTACAGG GAGATTCCACTGTCAGAAATCCTGTCTCTGGAGCCAGCTCAGAACTTCTCTCTGCTTCCAGAAGCAGCCAACCCTCACTGTTTTGAAATCACTACAGCAATGTTGGTTTACTATGTTGGAGAGAACCTGTTGAGAGGCGAATCATCCATGACTGGCAGTAGCATCCTG GTCAGTGGAGTTGGGCAGGATGTGGCTCGGATGTGGGAAATGGCCATCCAGCATGCTCTTATGCCAGCCGTCTCCACAGGAATTTGCCACAATTCCCACCGAAGTGGGCACA AGGAAATTTCCATCAGTATTTCAGTCTCCAACTGTCAGATCCAGGAAAATGTG GACATCAATTCAGTTTATCAGATTTTTCCAGATGAAGTTCTTGGCTCTGGACAGTTTGGTATTGTTTATGGAG GTAAACATCGGAAGTCTGGTCGAGATGTTGCCATCAAAATAATTGATAAACTTCGTTTCCCTACTAAGCAGGAGAGCCAACTGCGCAATGAGGTGGCCATCCTGCAG AGTTTGCACCACCCAGGCGTGGTCAACTTAGAGTGCATGTTTGAGACGCCGGAGCGAGTGTTTGTGGTGATGGAGAAGCTCCATGGAGACATGCTTGAGATGATCCTGTCCAGTGAGAAAGGTCGGTTACCGGAGAGAATCACCAAGTTCTTGGTCACACAG ATCCTGGTGGCTCTGCGGCATCTCCACTTCAAGAACATCGTCCACTGTGATCTGAAGCCTGAAAATGTGCTTCTGGCTTCTGCAGACTCTTTTCCTCAG GTAAAACTTTGTGACTTTGGATTTGCTCGGATCATTGGTGAGAAGTCCTTCCGGCGCTCAGTGGTTGGCACACCAGCATACCTTGCTCCTGAAGTCCTGAGAAACAAAGGCTACAATCGTTCTCTGGACATGTGGTCGGTGGGAGTCATCATCTACGTCAG TTTAAGTGGGACATTCCCTTTCAATGAAGATGAAGATATTAATGATCAAATCCAGAATGCTGCCTTTATGTACCCTCCACACCCGTGGAAGAAAGTCTCCCAGGAAG CAATCGACCTGATCAACAACCTCCTGCAggtgaagatgaggaagaggtaCAGTGTGGACAAAACTCTCAGTCACCCCTGGTTACAG GATTATCAGATGTGGCTGGACCTGAGGAATTTAGAGGGTCGAATGAACGAGCGGTACATCACCCACGAGAGCGATGACCTTCGTTGGCTCCATCACGCTCAGCTCAGCGGCCTTGATTACCCCTCGAATTTCATGAATGGTCCTCTGAACGACGTTGATCCAGGGATGGAGCGCTACcatgagcaggaggaggagctggagaccCTCAGTGAGAGGGTCAGTGAACTCTGA
- the prkd1 gene encoding serine/threonine-protein kinase D1 isoform X2 encodes MSAPPLIRAPSPLPFLGGTSSPNTEGGGGEGGGGVISFQIQIGMSREPVLLDAAELNLSQVREVACSIINQKLPECGFYGMYEKILLFRHDQTSDNMLQLLRSASQIQEGDLVEAILSASATMEDFQIRPHSLFVHSYRAPTFCDHCGEMLWGLVRQGLKCEGCGLNYHKRCAFKIPNNCSGVRRRRNSTVSLTGGIVNVGRPLSAEPSPPHYTDDALLSPVSPNVENQLDYYPGRERRASTQSYIGRPIELDKILLSKVKVPHTFLIHSYTRPTVCQHCKKLLKGLFRQGLQCKDCKFNCHKRCALKVPNNCLGEVSRNEDLLSPGAESDAVMVEGCLDDPSGDRRGSLLDDMDEALTSDGGLMLDTGSADLSDLRDPDLDDSNRAISPSTSNNIPLMRIVQSVKHTKRKNSNVMKEGWMVHYTSKDTLRKRHYWRLDSKCITLYQNDTGSKYYREIPLSEILSLEPAQNFSLLPEAANPHCFEITTAMLVYYVGENLLRGESSMTGSSILVSGVGQDVARMWEMAIQHALMPAVSTGICHNSHRSGHKEISISISVSNCQIQENVDINSVYQIFPDEVLGSGQFGIVYGGKHRKSGRDVAIKIIDKLRFPTKQESQLRNEVAILQSLHHPGVVNLECMFETPERVFVVMEKLHGDMLEMILSSEKGRLPERITKFLVTQILVALRHLHFKNIVHCDLKPENVLLASADSFPQVKLCDFGFARIIGEKSFRRSVVGTPAYLAPEVLRNKGYNRSLDMWSVGVIIYVSLSGTFPFNEDEDINDQIQNAAFMYPPHPWKKVSQEAIDLINNLLQVKMRKRYSVDKTLSHPWLQDYQMWLDLRNLEGRMNERYITHESDDLRWLHHAQLSGLDYPSNFMNGPLNDVDPGMERYHEQEEELETLSERVSEL; translated from the exons CTGCCAGAGTGTGGATTCTATGGGATGTATGAAAAGATTCTCTTGTTTCGTCATGACCAGACATCAGACAacatgctgcagctgctgcgctCTGCCTCGCAGATCCAGGAGGGTGACCTGGTGGAGGCCATTCTGTCAG CTTCAGCCACTATGGAGGACTTCCAAATCCGTCCACACAGTCTGTTTGTTCATTCGTACAGAGCTCCAACTTTCTGCGACCACTGCGGTGAGATGCTGTGGGGTCTGGTACGGCAGGGGCTCAAATGTGAAG gatgTGGTCTCAATTATCACAAACGCTGTGCATTTAAAATTCCCAACAACTGCAGTGGGGTGAGAAGGCGTCGCAATTCAACGGTTTCACTAACAGGAGGAATTGTTAATGTGGGTCGCCCCCTCTCTGCTGAGCCATCACCTCCCCACTACACAGATGATGCTTTGCTG TCTCCTGTAAGTCCCAATGTTGAG AACCAGTTAGATTATTACCCTGGCAGGGAGCGCCGAGCTAGCACCCAGTCATACATCGGACGCCCCATTGAGCTGGACAAAATCCTACTGTCAAAGGTCAAGGTTCCCCACACATTCCTAATCCACTCATACACCCGGCCAACTGTGTGCCAACACTGCAAGAAGCTGCTGAAAGGCCTCTTCAGACAGGGTCTCCAGTGCAAAG ATTGTAAATTTAACTGCCATAAACGATGTGCTCTGAAAGTGCCAAACAACTGCCTTGGAGAAGTTTCCAGAAATGAAG ATCTTCTGAGCCCAGGAGCAGAGTCGGATGCTGTGATGGTGGAGGGTTGCCTTGACGACCCCAGTGGTGACCGACGTGGTAGCCTCCTTGATGACATGGATGAAGCACTAACTTCAGATGGGGGCTTAATGCTGGACACCGGATCTGCTGACCTTAGTGACCTGCGTGACCCTGACCTGGATGACTCCAACCGTGCCATCAG CCCGTCCACCAGTAACAACATCCCACTGATGCGAATTGTTCAGTCTGTCAAACACACCAAGAGGAAGAACAGCAATGTGATGAAGGAAGGCTGGATGGTTCACTACACCAGCAAGGATACTCTT aGAAAACGCCATTACTGGCGACTGGACAGTAAATGCATCACCTTGTATCAAAATGATACAGGAAGTAAATACTACAGG GAGATTCCACTGTCAGAAATCCTGTCTCTGGAGCCAGCTCAGAACTTCTCTCTGCTTCCAGAAGCAGCCAACCCTCACTGTTTTGAAATCACTACAGCAATGTTGGTTTACTATGTTGGAGAGAACCTGTTGAGAGGCGAATCATCCATGACTGGCAGTAGCATCCTG GTCAGTGGAGTTGGGCAGGATGTGGCTCGGATGTGGGAAATGGCCATCCAGCATGCTCTTATGCCAGCCGTCTCCACAGGAATTTGCCACAATTCCCACCGAAGTGGGCACA AGGAAATTTCCATCAGTATTTCAGTCTCCAACTGTCAGATCCAGGAAAATGTG GACATCAATTCAGTTTATCAGATTTTTCCAGATGAAGTTCTTGGCTCTGGACAGTTTGGTATTGTTTATGGAG GTAAACATCGGAAGTCTGGTCGAGATGTTGCCATCAAAATAATTGATAAACTTCGTTTCCCTACTAAGCAGGAGAGCCAACTGCGCAATGAGGTGGCCATCCTGCAG AGTTTGCACCACCCAGGCGTGGTCAACTTAGAGTGCATGTTTGAGACGCCGGAGCGAGTGTTTGTGGTGATGGAGAAGCTCCATGGAGACATGCTTGAGATGATCCTGTCCAGTGAGAAAGGTCGGTTACCGGAGAGAATCACCAAGTTCTTGGTCACACAG ATCCTGGTGGCTCTGCGGCATCTCCACTTCAAGAACATCGTCCACTGTGATCTGAAGCCTGAAAATGTGCTTCTGGCTTCTGCAGACTCTTTTCCTCAG GTAAAACTTTGTGACTTTGGATTTGCTCGGATCATTGGTGAGAAGTCCTTCCGGCGCTCAGTGGTTGGCACACCAGCATACCTTGCTCCTGAAGTCCTGAGAAACAAAGGCTACAATCGTTCTCTGGACATGTGGTCGGTGGGAGTCATCATCTACGTCAG TTTAAGTGGGACATTCCCTTTCAATGAAGATGAAGATATTAATGATCAAATCCAGAATGCTGCCTTTATGTACCCTCCACACCCGTGGAAGAAAGTCTCCCAGGAAG CAATCGACCTGATCAACAACCTCCTGCAggtgaagatgaggaagaggtaCAGTGTGGACAAAACTCTCAGTCACCCCTGGTTACAG GATTATCAGATGTGGCTGGACCTGAGGAATTTAGAGGGTCGAATGAACGAGCGGTACATCACCCACGAGAGCGATGACCTTCGTTGGCTCCATCACGCTCAGCTCAGCGGCCTTGATTACCCCTCGAATTTCATGAATGGTCCTCTGAACGACGTTGATCCAGGGATGGAGCGCTACcatgagcaggaggaggagctggagaccCTCAGTGAGAGGGTCAGTGAACTCTGA